The following DNA comes from Calorimonas adulescens.
TACAGCTTATACGGGTACTTCGGTACCCGTATTTGCTTTTACGCAATAAAAAAAGCGCTGTTGCACAATGAACTATTTAGTCCATTGTGCAACAGCCCCATGTATTATATCTTTTCAAACATATCCTTTGTGGCGCCACACTCCGGGCATACCCAGTTATCTGGTAGCTTATCGAAAGGGGTACCGGGAGATATTCCCTGGCTTGGATCGCCGACTGAGGGGTCATAGATGTAGCCGCATATTGTGCACTGCCACTTCTCCATTATAAATTCCTCCTTAATTGAAAATTTTTAGACATCCTATTGCATTATCATACTTCATATACTATAATGATATGTAGTTGATAATGATTTTCTTTATTTGATAATTTATCATGCTATATATAGATTGTATATTATGTAAGTCAGCTTTTCAATAGAAAATTAATA
Coding sequences within:
- the rd gene encoding rubredoxin gives rise to the protein MEKWQCTICGYIYDPSVGDPSQGISPGTPFDKLPDNWVCPECGATKDMFEKI